One Nerophis ophidion isolate RoL-2023_Sa linkage group LG06, RoL_Noph_v1.0, whole genome shotgun sequence genomic region harbors:
- the LOC133554920 gene encoding 14-3-3 protein beta/alpha-1, with product MDKNDLVQNAKLAEQAERYDDMAAAMKSVTEQGTELSNEERNLLSVAYKNVVGARRSSWRVISSIEQKIEGNDKKKQMAREYREKIESELQEICHDVLGLLDQYLIANASSSEGKVFYLKMKGDYYRYLSEVASGDTKKDTVDNSQQAYQQAFDISKGDMQPTHPIRLGLALNFSVFYYEIQNNPEKACSLAKTAFDEAIAELDTLNEDSYKDSTLIMQLLRDNLTLWTSENQGDEGETGEGEN from the exons ATGGATAAGAACGACCTGGTACAGAATGCAAAGCTTGCCGAGCAGGCTGAGCGCTATGATGACATGGCCGCAGCCATGAAAAGCGTGACGGAGCAAGGTACGGAGCTGTCAAACGAGGAGCGGAACCTTCTCTCAGTTGCCTACAAGAATGTGGTCGGAGCCCGCCGCTCATCCTGGCGTGTCATCTCCAGCATTGAGCAGAAGATCGAAGGCaacgacaaaaaaaaacagatggCACGTGAATACCGGGAGAAGATTGAATCCGAGCTGCAGGAGATCTGCCACGATGTGCTT GGGCTACTGGACCAGTACCTCATTGCCAATGCATCTAGTTCTGAAGGCAAGGTGTTTTATCTGAAAATGAAAGGGGATTACTACAGATACCTGTCTGAGGTTGCATCCGGGGACACCAAAAAGG ATACAGTGGACAATTCCCAGCAGGCGTACCAGCAAGCTTTTGACATTAGCAAGGGCGATATGCAGCCAACACACCCCATCAGGCTTGGCCTGGCCCTCAACTTCTCCGTCTTCTACTATGAAATCCAAAACAACCCGGAAAAGGCTTGCAGTCTGGCAAAGACG GCGTTTGATGAAGCCATTGCTGAGCTTGACACCTTGAACGAGGATTCCTACAAAGACAGCACCCTGATCATGCAACTACTAAGGGACAACTTGACT CTGTGGACATCAGAAAACCAGGGTGACGAGGGAGAGACCGGAGAAGGGGAAAACTAA